In one Coccinella septempunctata chromosome 6, icCocSept1.1, whole genome shotgun sequence genomic region, the following are encoded:
- the LOC123315396 gene encoding uncharacterized protein LOC123315396 has translation MKYSWAICAILVIANIHIALGRIAFEKLTEYDYRGTTYYTVKNLSLYECQGWCREEPDCQAAAFSFVLNPLIPVQETLCQLQNETQANNPTATPQRAINMYYMTKLQLRSENVCLRPWAFERVPNKMIRGLDNALIYTSSKETCLAACLNEHRFTCRSVEYNYVTLQCQLSDSDRRTTGQFVQFVDAQGVDYFENLCLKANQGCKSNRVFQTPRFGVADDKVAQYASLHYYTDKELQVTSEAACRLACEIENEFLCRSFLYKGPPQGTQYNCQLFHLDHKTLPDGPSTYLNAERPLIDNGQRIGEYFENVCEKGAAGQSGAPSDNTLPVVFDATEDPNLNNLTKSDVNCDKTGTCYDVSVNCKDTKIAVQVRTNKPFNGRIYALGRSETCNVDVINSDLFRLDLTMGGQDCNTQSVVGVYSNTVVLQHHSVVMTKADKIYKVKCTYDMSSKNITFGMMPIRDPEMISITSAPEAPPPRIRILDSRSREVETVRIGDKLTFRIEIPEDTPYGIFARSCIAMAKDAKSTFQIIDDEGCPVDPTIFPAFTPDGNALQSVYEAFRFTESYGVIFQCNVKYCLGPCEPAVCEWGRDSIESWGRKKRSLNNNTTEEEKEEDMTLSQEILVLDLGDQKQSEFLKSDLNSADFGKDKTVTIMEPCPTKTSVLALGVTCALLVLLYISTLFVYYMKKWLNPGKHIP, from the exons ATGAAATACTCATGGGCCATATGTGCAATTCTAGTCATAGCAAATATCCACATCGCTCTAG GAAGAATAGCGTTTGAAAAATTAACGGAGTACGACTATCGGGGGACGACATATTACACGGTGAAGAACTTGAGTTTGTACGAATGTCAGGGATGGTGTAGGGAAGAACCAGATTGCCAGGCGGCGGCCTTCAGCTTCGTCCTCAACCCTTTAATCCCCGTTCAGGAGACCTTGTGTCAGCTCCAGAACGAGACACAGGCCAACAATCCCACTGCCACGCCTCAGAGAGCCATCAATATGTATTACATGACGAAACTGCAGCTTAGAAGTGAGAACGTGTGCCTCAGACCGTGGGCTTTCGAAAGAGTGCCCAACAAGATGATCAGAGGCTTGGACAACGCACTCATCTACACTTCTAGCAAGGAGACCTGCCTGGCTGCTTGCCTGAATGAG CATCGTTTCACGTGCAGATCAGTGGAATACAACTACGTCACCCTGCAGTGCCAGTTGAGCGATTCAGACAGAAGAACGACAGGTCAATTCGTTCAATTCGTAGATGCCCAAGGAGTagattatttcgaaaatctttgcCTGAAAG CAAATCAGGGATGTAAGAGCAACCGAGTATTCCAGACACCTCGATTCGGAGTGGCAGACGACAAAGTGGCTCAATATGCATCTCTTCATTACTATACCGACAAAGAACTTCAAGTGACGAGCGAGGCAGCTTGTCGCTTGGCTTGTGAAATTGAAAACGAGTTCCTCTGCAGGTCTTTCCTATACAAGGGACCTCCACAAGGTACTCAGTACAACTGTCAACTGTTCCATTTGGACCACAAGACCTTGCCGGACGGACCCAGCACCTACCTGAACGCTGAAAGGCCACTAATCGACAACGGGCAGAGGATTGGAGAGTACTTTGAGAATGTTTGCGAGA AGGGTGCCGCTGGACAATCAGGAGCTCCATCAGACAACACATTACCAGTCGTATTCGATGCCACAGAAGATCCAAATCTGAACAATCTGACGAAAAGTGATGTCAACTGTGATAAAACAGGAACATGCTACGACG TATCCGTAAACTGCAAAGATACAAAAATCGCTGTTCAGGTGAGGACCAACAAGCCCTTCAACGGAAGAATCTATGCTTTAGGTCGATCAGAAACATGCAACGTGGACGTCATAAACAGCGATCTCTTCAGATTGGACTTGACTATGGGCGGGCAAGACTGCAACACTCAGTCAGTT GTCGGCGTATACAGCAACACAGTTGTCCTGCAACACCACAGCGTAGTAATGACCAAGGCTGATAAAATCTATAAGGTGAAATGCACCTACGACATGTCTTCGAAGAACATCACCTTCGGAATGATGCCAATTAG AGATCCAGAAATGATCAGCATCACATCTGCTCCTGAGGCACCCCCACCAAGGATCCGCATATTGGACAGTCGATCAAGAGAGGTGGAGACTGTGCGAATTGGAGACAAGCTCACCTTCAGAATTGAGATTCCCGAAGACA CGCCATATGGTATTTTCGCAAGAAGTTGCATCGCAATGGCTAAGGACGCAAAGAGTACTTTCCAGATCATCGACGACGAAGGATGTCCAGTGGATCCGACTATTTTCCCGGCTTTCACTCCCGATGGAAATGCTCTGCAGTCTGTTTATGAGGCTTTCAGATTCACAGAGTCTTACGGTGTGATCTTCCAGTGTAACGTCAAATATTGTCTGGGACCATGCGAACCG gCTGTTTGTGAATGGGGTCGTGACTCTATTGAATCTTGGGGAAGGAAGAAGAGATCATTGAATAACAACACAACGGAAGAAGAAAAGGAAGAAGATATGACGCTCAGTCAAGAAATTCTTGTCTTGGATCTAGGCGATCAAAAACAGTCAGAGTTCCTGAAGAGTGATTTGAACAGTGCTGACTTTGGGAAAG ATAAGACTGTGACCATCATGGAACCCTGCCCGACAAAAACATCGGTTCTGGCGTTGGGAGTGACCTGTGCCCTCTTGGTCCTACTTTACATCAGCACGTTATTCGTCTACTACATGAAGAAGTGGCTTAACCCCGGAAAACACATTCCTTGA